The Nostoc sp. 'Peltigera membranacea cyanobiont' N6 genome contains the following window.
CAATTATTCCAATAGGCTTCTGGTTTACCCTCTTTTATATTCCTATGATAATTCTCTTTTTACTTATTAAAAAGAGCCAGCAATCATCCCAGCAAGTAAGATAAAACCAATCCACACGTTTTGCCGAAACATCTCACCATAAACAGGATTAGGTAAGTCTTGCTGTCTTAATCGCAGAGACTGCCAAACCCATCCGATAGTTGCAACTGCAAGGCTAATCCAGAAGGCAAAGCGCAGATGTATGAGGACACCTAACCAAGACAATAACAAAGTTGTGCCAGCAAAGAAAATTCCAATAGCGACAGGGGCATAATTCCCAAAAAATAGGGCACTAGAATTAACACCAATGCGGCGATCGTCTTCCTTGTCGCTCATGGCGTAAACTGTATCAAATCCCAGTGTCCACAGTACGGTTGCGCCCCAAAGTAACCAAGTTGGTTGGGAGATAGTTTGGGTAACTGCACTCCAGCTAATCAATACCCCAAAACCCCAAGCGATTGAAAGCACGAGTTGCGGTACAGGAAACACCCGCTTTGCGCCTGGATAAAGAACAATTACGGGCACTGCTGCCACACATAACCAGAAACTCAGGGGGTTAAGGTAAAAGGCCAGGATAGCTGCACATACTAGGGATACGATCGCAACTACAATCCCAACTTTCACAGACAAGGCGCGAGAAGCCAGGGGGCGATCGCGCGTTCTCTCTACTTCTGGATCGATATCCCGATCCCACAAATCATTGATAACGCACCCAGCCGCACTCGTGGCCAGAGTACCCAATATAATCACACCAACCAGAGGTAAAGGTGGTTTCCCTGAAGCTGCCAAAAACACAGCCCAAAGGGCAGGAATCATTAAAATTAACCGTCCTTCTGGTTTATGCCAGCGCAAAAGCCGGATAATTACAAGCCAAACTGGTTTCTGGGGGCGTTCTGGTGTCCTTAACATAAGATTGGGGATTGGGGAAGGTGGGGGCCACTCTGGGGATAAGGGGTAATGGGGATTGGCGGCAATGGGATTGGGGAAGGTGGGGGCCACTCTGGGGATAAGGGGGATTGGGCATGGGTTATTCTCATTCTCTTCCTTGTGTCCTTCATCCTTGCCATTACCCATTCCCAATGCCTAGTTCACACATCTTTACATCTATAGAATAACGTTATTTGTTATTTGTAAAAACATCATCTAAAGTGGCAACTTTAAATATCTTTAAACAGTCACTAGCGTTAGGAGCATTAGGGTGAATATACTTACCTCAGTTGCCCTCAACGAAACTGAGTTGCAAGTGCTGAGTATTTTTACTCAATACGGGCTAAACCCCCGCTACCGCTAACAGCACTTAGTCAGAGTAAGTGAGTTTTAATTAATATCAGTGCCAGCTACTCCGACATACCACCGTTTGCCATCATTTCTTAATAGAGAGAGAAAACTAGATGCAGAATTTAGTTTCGGCTAGCTGGGAGAGTGTTCCAACTCAACCACCTAAGCAAGATCGGATTATTGCTGCCATTGACTTGGGAACAAATTCTCTACACATGGTAGTAGTCAAAATTGACCCAACGCTACCAGCCTTCAGCATTATCGCCAAAGAAAAAGAAACCGTCAGACTTGGCGATCGCAATCTTACCACTGGAGAACTCAAACCAGAGATCGTTAAAAAGGCGATCGCTGCTTTAGGACGCTTCCAAGAAGTTGCCAAAACCATCAATGCGGAAACAATCATTGCTGTGGCAACTAGTGCCGTGCGCGAAGCCCCCAATGGTAAAGATTTTTTGCACAGAGTAGAAAAGGAGTTGGGTTTAAGCGTTAACTTGATTTCTGGTCAAGAAGAAGCGCGACGAATCTACCTTGGCGTGCTGTCGGGAATGGAATTTCATAACCAACCCCATATCATTGTTGATATTGGCGGTGGTTCGACAGAATTAATTTTGGGCGATAGTCACCAAGCACGCACTCTCACCAGTACCAAAGTCGGTGCAGTGCGACTCACTAGCGAGTTAATCACCACCGATCCCATCAGCAACACGGAGTTTCAGTATCTGCAAGCATACGCACGCGGGATGTTAGAACGTTCCGTGGATGAGGTATTGGCAAATTTCCAGATTGAGGAATCTCCCCGTTTGGTGGGTACATCTGGCACGATTGAAACCCTGGCGATGATTCATGCACGAGAAAATTTAGGTGTTATTCCTTCCACTCTTAATGGCTACCAGTTTAGTCTTAAAGACTTGCAAGAGTTGGTAACTCGCTTGCGGAAACTGAGTAATTCAGAAAA
Protein-coding sequences here:
- a CDS encoding 4-hydroxybenzoate solanesyltransferase — encoded protein: MLRTPERPQKPVWLVIIRLLRWHKPEGRLILMIPALWAVFLAASGKPPLPLVGVIILGTLATSAAGCVINDLWDRDIDPEVERTRDRPLASRALSVKVGIVVAIVSLVCAAILAFYLNPLSFWLCVAAVPVIVLYPGAKRVFPVPQLVLSIAWGFGVLISWSAVTQTISQPTWLLWGATVLWTLGFDTVYAMSDKEDDRRIGVNSSALFFGNYAPVAIGIFFAGTTLLLSWLGVLIHLRFAFWISLAVATIGWVWQSLRLRQQDLPNPVYGEMFRQNVWIGFILLAGMIAGSF
- a CDS encoding Ppx/GppA phosphatase family protein, producing the protein MQNLVSASWESVPTQPPKQDRIIAAIDLGTNSLHMVVVKIDPTLPAFSIIAKEKETVRLGDRNLTTGELKPEIVKKAIAALGRFQEVAKTINAETIIAVATSAVREAPNGKDFLHRVEKELGLSVNLISGQEEARRIYLGVLSGMEFHNQPHIIVDIGGGSTELILGDSHQARTLTSTKVGAVRLTSELITTDPISNTEFQYLQAYARGMLERSVDEVLANFQIEESPRLVGTSGTIETLAMIHARENLGVIPSTLNGYQFSLKDLQELVTRLRKLSNSEKIEIPGMPDKRSEVILAGAVILQEAMTLLGSESITVCERSLREGVIVDWMLAHGLIEDKLRYQSSVRERNVLKIANKYDVNLEYSDRVAKFTESLFDQTQGTLHHWGSDERQLLWTAAILHNCGHYVSHSSHHKHSYYLIRNGELLGYTETEIEIIANLARYHRKSPPKKKHEIYQSMLTKEQCQMVSQLSAILRLAVALDRRQIGAIAQVQCEYYQQLQQVNLLIFPSQPDDDCALELWSLDYKKGVFEEEFGVKLVASLEKSSGANLF